The following is a genomic window from Pseudophryne corroboree isolate aPseCor3 chromosome 3, aPseCor3.hap2, whole genome shotgun sequence.
TGCCGAAATTAATGACCCTATGGGCATGTTGAATTGGTGTTGGCCAGTATTGTCGAGCATAGGAATGCCTGCTGCGGAGGGAGATACACCTGGATCAGAAGGAGTATTATCTGAAATTACAGAGGGAAAGGATTACATTGCTGCGGATTTTCCGTCCCCAGTAGAATTAAGAAGATCGAAAAGAAGCAACAAGGGAATTTTTCCTATTAGATACCAATGTTAATGGTTTACTGAGAAACTTGGGTACTCAGCAAGGCTGAAAAGATACATTAAGATTTTATGTGTTTAagttaaaattttctttcaagtaaTTGTTAAAGTAGTTACAGTAAATGTAAAGAAATGCATGAGGACATGCATAATTCAAGCAGGGATGTATGTAATACCCTGGTAAAACCCAAATGTAGCCCTTTGCTAAGTCCCCTGTACGAGCTATGAGTTGTGATAGGATAAAGTTATAACGTTAATAACTGTACCTTGTATAGATAGGGATAGAAATAACAGTCTTATAATTACATCTAGCCTCTCACAGAAGGATAGAGGCATATTTAATATTAGGACTTTCACAGAAAGAGACAGTTGTGGGCAAGCACCCCTCACAGAGGGAAGTTAGTACTGTCAGCCTGAACTTGGGCATACTAGACTGCTACACTGCCTAACAAGGAGGGGGGTTGCTGGCACGAGGCGAGGAGCGGAGGAATCAGCTCGTGCAAGGGAACTTGTGGCGGGACTTATCCGGGGCTCTGGAGGGGAAGTTataaaggagagggagagagaaaaaccGTTGGTCGTCTGAGGAGACGGAGCTCGAGTCCGGAGCTGCGCAGGGAGAGTAACGCGGCCGCTAAAGAAAGCACGGAGATCTGAGCAAGAACAGACGGGAGAGCTGAAGAAGTACCCTGGTGGTGGCTCCGGTGTTTTCTCCCGGTCGTGTCGCGGGATCCTGAAGTGCGGACGGTGGCAGTGGTCTGAGGAGGCTGGAGCTGTAAAGGGAAGAATCTCGGCTGAGTGACGCCCACCGGGAGGTGGCTGAGGCTGGCTAAACCAACCCGACCGGAGCTGGGCTGTGGCCGGATCAGTGAGTGACAAAAGCGGGGAGTAGAGGAGGTGGATCCGGTTTTCCCTTATAAGGTTAGAGGTGGGCCCGAATCGCCATTGCCACAGAGCGGCCCTGGACTGAAGGGAAAATAGCCGGTGTGATATTAACAACCATTGCATGGCCACAGGGCGGACTTATACTGAAGGGAAAATAGTTCAATGTCACAGTAGAGACTATTTAATTGCAGCTTCTCAATAGAGGGATTTCTTATAAGAAATACACCAGCTAACATTTGCCTTATTTACAAGTTTAATTCTTAGTGGCAGCCAGCACTAAAAGAGACAGTATTAACTTTAACAAGAGTTAATTAGAGGAGGCTACTGTTTTAGTTGGAGCTGGAAAAATATTTACCTCAGACACCGCATAGACATAATGCATCAGAGGGATCCCGACAGCTCACATTGTTAATTTGGAAAGATGAATTCAGATACATAAATTCCTTCAGGAAGCTGTAGCAATAAAAAGAGAAGAGAAATTGGTACTTCACGCTCAGGCACACTCGAATAATTCTAGCACATTACATCGTCATACAGTAAGACTAATTGCGATTAAATAGAGTCCGTCAGGCACAGCTAACTCAAGGATGCAGTACAACTAGCCAACAATTAACCCCATTGGTGATTAGACTGCTTTGAACCACATTGGGAGTCACCGAATCTGATTATATTGCAGTTAGCATCAGGAATTTCAACAAGTATTCTATTAGGAGTACGCCTACAGGAGACCAGGAGCTTTTCTGTAATACGCTTTCGATTAATTCCTCaaggacttcatgtgcaccaacgttatGGCCACCAGTCACTGCACAGTGTAGACACTAGTGGGAGGTTATATGGATCAGGAAAGATTCTAGAACATATATAGTAATAATTTACTAGAGTAATTGTTAGATATAATATTGTTTATGTTACAGATATGAACAGTAACTGTATATTTTGATTGTATATGTGATAACCCTAATATTAAATCCAGGTTGCTACTTCGTATATTCCAAGGCGGAGACTTACTGGAATCGTCAGTGGCTGTGAAATAAAAACTGTCTTTATTGTTTGAGTGTATGAATATTTATCTATATACTATTATATGATAGTGGTTCTTTTTATGAATTTATGTTGGTAACATAATTAGCTAATATTTATTTTTCCTATGTGTTAACCATAATCTCAAAGAATAACGAGaaggtattacatatatatatatatatatatatatatatatataattaaattcaGTCAATCCCTCACTCACTCTAAATATATAATAGAAATAGTGCAAGCTGCAATACATGTGGTATAGGAGCAGGTCTAATCGGCACAAAGTTTACAGATAATGTCTACATGTGTTCTAGAGACAAGTTACATTTTAACACAACTTCCTGCTCCAAGTATAATAAATAGAGGAAACAgagcaaacaatagatctataatgTTAAATAAACCGACCTGTACTACAAGTGCTAGCTGTTTACAGTATTCCAGTTTACAGCAAAAGCATTATAACAAACAGCATACAAATGTCAGTCGTGAAAAGGTTAACACAAGCATCTCAAACACAAACATTACAAGCGAAATACAGTGAGATGGTCCTCCCCCCTTACAATCCAGCTTCAGGCAGCTGTGTCTGATTGGATAAAGGCACATCTACCTCATGCAGAATATATGAATAAATAGAAAGAGGTACAGTGAATCTGTGCACACTGTTCTAAGACACAGGACATCAGGGTTTGTTTAACTGGCCTAAGAGTCTAATCACCGTGCATCGCAGACATGTCACTGTCTGACAAGGAGAAGACTCAGATCAGGCTGGTGTTCCTGGGAGCAGCAGGTGTGGGGAAAACATCGCTAATTCATCGATTTTTGCAGGATACCTTTGACCCCAAACACAGGAGGACAGTTGAAGAGTTACACAGCACAGAATATGAAACAACGGATGGGACACAAGTAAAAATTGAAATTTTAGATACAACTGGGAGTTATGAATTTCCAGCCATGAGGAAACTGAGTATGCAAAGTGGAGATGCTTTTGCTCTGGTATACTCTGTAGATAACCCAGACTCCTTTGAGATTGTGCGAAGATTGCGGGAAGAGATTCTTGATGTAAAGGAGGAAAAAAGCCCATCTATGGTGATAGTTGGCAACAAAAAAGACAATGGTGATACCCAGAAGGTTTTCTGGGATGATGTGACGACAACAGTTGGGATGGAATGGAACTGTCGCTTGTTGGAGACTTCAGCAAAGGAGAATcttaatgtcacagaggtattcaGGGAACTACTGAGAGATGTCAACCTACCGAGTCAACTAAGTCCCACTCTGAGGAAGAGGAGAGAGACTATTCCCAATGAGCAGAACTGCAAACCTCCAATGAATAAGACCAACAGCTGTAACATCTGTTGATACTTAACCTTCTCTAAGACTAcagctgtcaaagttgaaaaagaaTGGAGATAGATGGACACCATTCCTATCTTGGAAAAGGATGCCCAGTATAGGTGATTTGTTCATGTCAAAAGAACTACAATTAAGTATTGATTGCTTTatatagtgtgtgtttgtgtataaagAGGGGGCATTTGGGTACAAAGTGCCATTTTTTGCTCACACTAAATCCAAAATGTGTTTACAAAGCTACTGGGTGAGATGTGAGATTCTTTGGGTGAGATGTGAGATTCTTGCTCATAAGTAGTGCTGATATCAATGGAATGTTATTCCATTACTTATTACTGATTAAATATCCCCAAATTTTTATTTGGTCACCTAAGGAAAGATTGTTATTCTTGTATAAATACAGCATTACATATTACTGTGTAACTATAGTGCTACAACTGTCACCAATGATTAAAGCACTTTTATAACATAAGTATTGTGTCTCTATATTTTCACAAAACTAGTGTTTTGTAATAGCCATAAAATATAACAAACCATGTACACACACTATCACAAATGCACAGCAATgcaattggtttttttttttttaatataggctGCACTAATATATTTCCATTTTAAAATATTGTAGAAAGTCAGTATATTATCCATAACTTCCTTCCATACAAAGTTTCTCATATTTGTACTGAAAGCATCTGCAATGTAACTACAGTTTCACTGTCCAATAGATGGGACATACGAGGACATAGTGGTACTTTGGAAAGGGGTTCTCAGCAATTAGATGAGATATTAGGGTACACTAGCAAGTTAAAGATAGATGCATTTTTTGCTTAGTAAGTTGTTTCTGATAGCAGTGTGTTATATTTGCTGCATATTTAGCAGATTACAAAGGAGATTGCTACAAATCACTTGATAGTACTAATATAAGTATTGCTTTGTCACATATCTGCATAGGGAAGTGGTTCAAAGTAGTGCCATTGCTTGCATAGCCCAGCATTACTCTCCCAGATGCTTAGGAGTGCCTCCACTTTAAATGTAGTAAGGTGTCTCTAGTCATGCGATTTCCATACCAGCTATCTTGTCACCATGATTGTGCAGGTACTCACCCCCAGAGAATGATATCCTGGACATTGTCATTATATACACAGCAACTAGAAACATGTATACAAACAAATGCAGATTTTATGGATTACATTTAGATTTTGCATTAACCTGAAGAAATAAAAAAGCATTGTGGCAAGAATGTAGAATATGTTTAAATATTGGTAACTTCTGGCATTTTTCTATGTGTAAAGAAAGGTATGTTACTGTATATAGTGTATTCAAGATTATCCTGTGTACACTATATGTATAAAGATTTAAATGAACTAATCCAGAATATATACAATTACCCACATTGTGCAATGATAAACTACTTGCAGCACGGTGCGTGTAATGATGTACAGTAAGTGCAGTTGCGTAGTAAGCCATTACACTGTATAGAGGCATACCACACATAGTTTTGTGGGTGTATTTTTTTTTGTCTGCCTTGAACTAAAAAAATAACAAAAGGGTTATGGAAAGAATGTAAAAATACTGGTAGCTAAAAATAGCTGACATTTACATGAGAAAGGTGTGCCATGGTCTATCaacatattttatctgttataggGAATGGGTGTTACTACAGGTTTAATGTACTACTATAGAATATAAACAGTGCTTTTGACATAAGAACATCATCTGTTCCTTATATCCCTTTTTATGTTCAGCAGTTTGTACATCTAATAGTAAAGACTTAATTACAATGACTCTTCTCATACAGTATGTCATGCATATACAGATCTACATCTAATACCATGGCAAGCTCACAGAGCCTTTGATAAAAAGATCATCAGGATTAGATGTAAAATAACCATGATACCAAATCCTATCACAAAAATGTCAGTTACTAACGTGAGTATACTGCCATCTGCTGGCCATGACTTTACATTATGCAGTACTTTACACAAAACAGCTAAATAAATcacaaatacccctttcacacataaatATACAGGTATTGCCTGGGAATATAAACCCAGCTTCAACCCAGGTCTCAGCCTGAGatgcccattcacactacaccaaaaaccCGGGAAATTCCTGGGCTGGATGCTGTCACATTGAATCCGGGTCTGAACTGGAATTTGGTGTGTCATTGAAAAGGGACGCTTTTTTGGCTCACAATAATGAGATAATTGAAAACTGAACcaaacaaccaatcagatgcttcCAACTCATGGCATAAAAACCTGGGTTGGATGCGTTCACACAACAGGCAACCGGGACGCTCTCCCAGGAAAAACCCTGGTACCAAGCAGGATTGTGGGCCCGAGACTCCGACCGGGCCGTTTCTGATCCCATATAGCAAAAACTTGGGTTGATGCAGGTTCACGGCAAAAAACCCAGGTTTTTGTCGTATGTGTGAAAGGCGTAATAGAGAAAGGAGTTTGAAGCCGTGATACAATTGCAACAATTGATACAATATACTCCATCCTCCCTCCCAAATAAAAAGACAACAAATATAGAGCAATGTCTTGCTCGAAAACTCAGGTGTTTCTTTCTTTCTTCGTCTTTGTTAGCAAGACTTCTTTTATCTAATATTAGAATTGAAAGTAACTTTGGTAATTgatcgggatgcagtcaatataccggctgttaggatcctggcgttcaggagaccgatgctggaatcccaacagacgGAATACCGACACACGCTGGGTATTCCCAcgtcaccaaccgagtgggaatagaacctgtggtaggACTCActgccggcagacgggatgctgctgtccctatagggacagctggcatcccatctgccaggatatcatatgtatcccaattgatcatacatacatactttgctGAATTAGTAAAATGATTAACTACTTCTCAGAACCATGAATGCTCAAATTTGAACATTTTAATCATAAAGGTTCATAATGCAAAGATCtgctacatgtactgtatatgctcaATATATCAAGCAGGCTATTATTTAACTACattgctgtaaaaattcaatagAAAGATCACTTATGAAATTATATTTAAATTACAAATGTTATTTATTATCATTGCCTGTTCCGGAATTGTATGACTAGATCACACTCATGCTGAAATATAAATATTGTTAAATATCTCCTCATTATCTGTCGCCACTATATGGATTTTAATCATAGTTTTTATTTAGGGTAATGACATCCAATATAACGTTTCTCCTACACTACATGGCCAAAAGTATGTGGACATAATTAATGTTTGACCATTTCAGGTACACCCATTGTTAACAGGTGTATAATATAAAACACAGATAGAGCCATGGATAGTCAAACATTAGTAGAACCGCTTGTATTGGAGATTTCAGTGAGCTTCAACAGTACTGTTATGAGATGCCACCTTTCCAACACGTCAGGTCATTAAGCGTCTGCCCTGCTAGAGGCTACCCCCCCGGTCAGCTGCAAATGCTGTCATAGCCAGGTGAAAACATATAGGAGCAACAAGAACTCAGTTGTGAAATGGTCACATAAGCTCACACAACGGGACCACAAAGTGCTGAAGTGCTCTACTCTTCAGAGTTCAAAACCCCCTCTGGATGCAATGTCAGTGTAAGAGCTGACCGATAGTAGATTCCCAGATTGGGTTTCCATGGCAAGCAGCCACAGTAGTAACTCAGAGCAAGTTGAGATCaggttaccggcggtcgggatctcagCAGTCAGCAGATCCCAGTAGCCAGACCGccagcaggggggtggggggaggcgcgaagccccttgcaggcttgctactagtggcaatagtccctgttagtcggcatgccgtcaGAAtttccagtggtcgggatcccggcgtctgtacacTGACcagtgggatcccgaccgccggtcacatgattaCATCCCCTCAGAATAGCATGCAAAACAGCAAATATTGGCTGGAGTGGTGTAAAGCTTACTTCCACTTAACTGTGGAGCACTGGAAACTTGTTCTCTTGGTCTCTGGACTTTTCACCATCTGGTAGATGCCATAAGAAATAATGTTCTGGGCCTCTTAGTTCCAGTGAAGAGAAAAATCTTAATGCTGCAGCAATAAAATTCTACAGAATTGTCTGCTTTCAACTTTGTTCTAACAGTTTGGAATACAGATAAAAAGACACACATGTACCCACACAAGTACTATCAATCAGATACTCTAAAACAGAAATAAACTTTTAGAGTAACCCCTACCAAATCATGTCATTGGCTGTATTTTTCAATCTTAAATACAAATTAGGGGGTGCTATcttagacaatgggggtcattccgactcgatcgcacgctgcagttcgcatcggctgcgtgacgtcacacgcagccgctgcgaccctgggcAGCAACTAGTAACTCCcatccagccgcaggagctgcgctggtcgggagttactcttcaagtacaaaagcatcaccgctgtgcgatggttttgtacttgtgcgggggcggactgacatgtggggcggactagccctgtgctgggcgtccaaccGCATGTCTGggaaaatgatcgtagctgtgcttaatttagcacagctacgatcaactcggaatgaccccccttatgtatTCACAAGAAGAGGAAAGAATTGTCATTTCTAGATGCACttaaattaaaatataaccttttagTTTATTATAAAATAATATTCAAATAGATAaaacagtgaaatataaaaggTAAATAAAGTGTTATAAAGAGAGAGAAAATTAAGTGTTTTAAAATCAAACCAAGCTGCCTGGGGCTCAGTCAGTGACCTTATATTTAATGTTTTTGTGTGATATTTATGTTTGTTGTATGAGTCGACATAATGTGAAATATGCAGAATGTTAAAGATAGTAATCTGTAAAAGACAGTATGTGAGTCTCCTAAGCAATAAGATACTAACACACTGTCATTTGGAGATTGTTGGACCtcattcacatgctgggggccgcctatcgcagggcaaggtcgcccagcatgcagGTCACAACCCGcccactgcgatcacgctgtaATTGAGATCGCACCACAATTACAGCGTGATTGCAGAaattatggaagcctcctgccagtGCAGCTTGGCTGCGACATCAGGAGACCCGCCGCCATTTTTCAGCTTGGAGTGGATGCGTGTGAGGACACGCAGCAGCCTGAAAATGCCTCCGACGCTCCCCCGTTCACATCACCACGCCTCTGCAACGCGAACCTAGGCAAAGGCATTTGTATTTAATGCGGGCCACCCGCATTAACTGTGGGCAAATGCGCAGGATGGAACCTGCGCATGAGTACGCGGGTCCCGTCGCTGATCAGCCCCACTATCTTTATTATGTATTTAACTTTGTGTCGACTCATACAACAAACATAAATATTACACAAAAGGATATTAATTATAAGGTCTCTGCTTGAGCCATGGTTTGATTTTAAAACGCTTGAATTTCGTTCTTTATAACACTttgtttaccttttatattttactGTTTTAatctttctctaacatccataagggatattggggaatctagtacgatggggtatagacagggtccaaaggagccagtgcactttaatttcttcaactgggtgtgctggctcctcccctctatgccccctcccacaggcagcttagaaaaaagtgctctcaggagaggatgcacatctcggagctccagagttttcttcaatttctttgtttctgtttgttattttcggtatgctgtctgggcaacagcatacctgtactgtgggagttagggggggatggtcaccggccttacgaggtgcagacccgcttccccactgcaggaccaccgtcctgaggggttattgtcttggctgtcacaaccgcagcacggcgcacacccctaacgctgcctgaaggtgacatcggtggtgagtacaaaccgggggccctgctGGGGGcttccccggttcaaagtgcggctgaccacgggtgcggcgtacgggacccttccgggggggtcccgctaagatcccccatgtggaactggcacaaaaggcttgactagcacttgttgtgatgttttgagctaaaaaggagactttgccagtataataaattagtgtaactccggcgccattggaggggacggagctacatcagagcgggaccggaggcgttttggcgccttcctctgcttactgcagccatatacagcacacacagcgctcccTGACTTCTCAGCCATGCTGGGAATCTGGTACAGGGTATAGCAAAGGGGGAGAGGcacttgtgtacactatctggatCCTATTTAGGACAAAAATTGTTACTGTTTACTGTATTAtagggagctgacagcctcactggggctgtgctgctcagggtgtgctggtgtcctctctctctctgtgtgtctcctctcacatacagtagggcgggCTTGCAATAACTATCTGTGTGTatgttgtgcttactgtgaaatatgggtaaacacaagctatgcagtgtatgtcacaccagattctctccattatataCTGATTCTGTTTTATTTGAACaacgcagtcaatcttcacaaatcagtggagGGGCTGGGGGAGAGAGTCCAGAgtgccactggttagggtctcataagactatgatgtcagatatgtcatcccagctcactgctaatgtgcggaagactcagctactacaagctgttgcagattttgcTGCTAGGacagatgcacagccccccccaCATGCAAatccacagaagcgtggtttacctgctctactctctgatacagatgatgatatacaggaggatggggatgacctggatcccgttagtggggatcccgattctgctcagggtgttgaacccctaattctggctataagggacgtgttaaagctccctctagaggatactgtgtcacagcagtcgtttttctttgtacaaaacaaaccTAATatcactttccctgactctacagagttagatgacatattcaaacaagcctggaaaaatccagacaaaaaatttgaggtgtccaaaaagtttttgcacactttcccatttgctcctgaaggtcgaaaattttgggaggaaccccctggagtGGATGTAtccgtctctcgcctgtctaaaaaggtggtgctgcctgccccgggctcctttaccctgaaggatcctggggataggaagatagagactacccaaaagtctatatacatggcagccggtatatcacaaaggccggtcattgcgggttgctgcatgacatatgccattcattcctgggccactcaaattcaggggggcctcttgggggatatgcccttagttactatggtaaccctcctaaaacacattcaggacagtaCACATGTCCTATGTGAttctctcaaggagatggggaacattgctgctcagacttctgccatggcagtgtcggtgcgcagggccttgtggttgtgtcagtggatagcggacgcggaatccaaatgtagtgtggaatccctccccttttcaggggaatggctctttggggttgaattggatacctggatttccaaaggtacagctgggaaatccacgtttctcccctctggggccccgccagcgagacgctcctatccgggaCCGCCTGTCCAGTccttttcggtctcacagatttcgatctaaggccagaggtgcctccaatgcgactagaggcaccagaggtaagtccagaaaacctgtctgcaccagctctcaggaacagtccaccggttctgcgtccactaaggcctcagcttgccagtgcccacccaccccgaggggatctcaaggtgggagatagactgcgtcacttcagccgcgtctgggagacttcctgccaggatacctgggtcagagatcttgtttctcagggctacaagctggagtttgacagtaGTCCTCCCCAACTTactagctttggaggatatgcaagttacgttgcaacaggccatccgaaagttggtccagtcccacgtcattgttccagtaccaatactgcAACGCGGcatggggttttactcaaacctgtttgtggtgccaaaaccggacggttcggtcagacctattttaaatctaaaatccttgaatccttatttgaaggtgttcagattcaagatggaatccctacgagCAGTGATTGCAGCCTGGAAGGACAGGAGTTTATGgtctctttggacatcaaggacgcctacctccatattccgatttggccacctcatcaggcgttcctgcggTTGGCTCttctggacaatcacttccaattccgggcactgcccttcggcctgtccacagctccgagggtattcacgaaggtgatggcggagatgatggtccaactccgggtccaggggtcaatgttgtccctcatctggacgatcttctgataaaagcacgatCCAATGAGCTTTTGTTGCTTCATATTGAGcgcactatccatcttctgtcagaccatgggtggaacctcaacttacagaagtcccacctggagccaactcagaggctcctgtttctggggatgttgctggatactgtggcccaaaaggtgtttctaccagaggacaaggcgactaCACTTCagaagatggtccgcatggtgcgcaGACCTACTTGagtgtccattcatctttgcatacgattgttgggaaagatggttgcctcatacgaggcgatccagtatgggaggttccatgc
Proteins encoded in this region:
- the LOC135057874 gene encoding ras-related protein Rap-1b-like, with amino-acid sequence MSLSDKEKTQIRLVFLGAAGVGKTSLIHRFLQDTFDPKHRRTVEELHSTEYETTDGTQVKIEILDTTGSYEFPAMRKLSMQSGDAFALVYSVDNPDSFEIVRRLREEILDVKEEKSPSMVIVGNKKDNGDTQKVFWDDVTTTVGMEWNCRLLETSAKENLNVTEVFRELLRDVNLPSQLSPTLRKRRETIPNEQNCKPPMNKTNSCNIC